A window from Stigmatella aurantiaca encodes these proteins:
- a CDS encoding DUF4340 domain-containing protein produces the protein MSPLNQPLRLLFALTVASAGMSLGACQKKSGDAAPPPKEQIFAATGPEGASEDGGTAAPVFTRLTVQSKSGTTVLERQGSSWHITAPVAARADKWTVDNITRQLQSAKFKSTVTEAPTEADLQKYGLQPPVFSVTAQAYLPDARGGGQEDPDRQRTVTLHGGNENAFDGSVYVRREGDPRVYAADGSVRYALDKDLYALREKEFLGVEEPSLKTLTVTAKAGGYTLEQDADKAWRFTKPSPLRADAAKVKKMLQSLREQRALAFPPDTAGERARLGLDTPQVEALFSLTEGEPVRVRLSRVEGPIGATVYALREQGQEALLAQVPEAAAAVLTPGIPALRDTTVLAFRREDVKRLVFHGGPDVAPITLEKTGPGTGPLDAWQVVSPQPGKAKTHKVAALLKLLGTLKAAAIGEPASKKWASYGITPTARGAVLLDANGRELARLSLGREVPGHSEHVYARGSGDEILEVEQARLAELPSRPEDVLEAPPTAPP, from the coding sequence ATGAGCCCCCTGAACCAGCCCCTGCGGCTCCTGTTCGCCCTCACGGTGGCCTCGGCGGGAATGAGCCTCGGGGCGTGCCAGAAGAAGTCAGGGGACGCAGCCCCGCCCCCCAAGGAGCAGATCTTCGCGGCCACCGGCCCCGAGGGGGCCTCCGAGGACGGCGGTACGGCCGCGCCCGTCTTCACGCGCCTCACCGTGCAGTCCAAGAGCGGGACCACCGTCCTGGAGCGCCAGGGGTCCTCCTGGCACATCACCGCCCCCGTCGCGGCCCGCGCGGACAAGTGGACGGTGGACAACATCACCCGCCAGCTCCAGTCCGCGAAGTTCAAGAGCACCGTGACGGAGGCCCCCACGGAGGCGGACCTCCAGAAGTACGGCCTCCAGCCCCCCGTCTTCTCGGTCACGGCCCAGGCGTACCTTCCGGATGCCCGCGGGGGCGGCCAGGAGGATCCGGACCGCCAGCGGACGGTGACGTTGCACGGGGGCAACGAGAACGCCTTCGACGGCTCCGTGTACGTGCGCCGGGAGGGAGACCCGCGCGTCTACGCCGCGGACGGCTCCGTGCGCTACGCGCTGGACAAGGACCTGTACGCCCTGCGCGAGAAGGAGTTCCTCGGCGTGGAGGAGCCGTCGCTGAAGACCCTCACCGTGACGGCGAAGGCCGGGGGCTACACGCTGGAGCAGGACGCGGACAAGGCGTGGCGGTTCACGAAGCCGTCGCCCCTTCGCGCGGACGCGGCCAAGGTCAAGAAGATGCTCCAGTCGCTCCGGGAGCAGCGGGCGCTCGCCTTCCCCCCGGACACGGCCGGGGAGCGCGCGCGGCTGGGCCTGGACACGCCCCAGGTGGAGGCCCTGTTCTCCCTCACGGAAGGGGAGCCGGTGCGCGTGCGCCTCTCCCGGGTGGAAGGGCCCATTGGCGCCACGGTGTACGCCCTGCGCGAGCAAGGGCAGGAGGCCCTCCTGGCGCAGGTGCCCGAGGCCGCGGCGGCCGTGCTGACGCCAGGGATTCCCGCGCTGCGGGACACCACCGTGCTCGCCTTCCGCCGGGAAGACGTGAAGCGCCTCGTCTTCCACGGAGGGCCGGACGTTGCCCCCATCACCCTGGAAAAAACGGGCCCGGGAACAGGGCCGCTGGATGCGTGGCAGGTGGTGTCACCCCAGCCCGGCAAGGCCAAGACCCACAAGGTGGCCGCGCTGCTCAAGCTCCTCGGCACGCTCAAGGCCGCGGCCATCGGCGAGCCTGCCTCGAAGAAGTGGGCCTCCTACGGCATCACCCCCACCGCCCGGGGAGCGGTGCTCCTGGACGCGAATGGCCGGGAGCTGGCCCGGCTGAGCCTGGGCCGTGAAGTCCCAGGCCACAGCGAGCACGTGTACGCCCGGGGCTCGGGCGACGAAATCCTGGAGGTGGAGCAGGCACGGCTGGCGGAGCTGCCCTCACGCCCCGAGGACGTGCTGGAGGCTCCGCCCACCGCCCCGCCCTAA
- a CDS encoding GldG family protein codes for MNKATVGKILGALGLLLLLSSPFTLFITSGSLVLTAAKAGGGLVLLGLYAATNFQQFGQFASRRSSLFAASTAAQVLVALAVLGGLNYLAFKTNPTWDFTREKLFTLAPQTRTTLAGLQEPVRAIAFLPPHHPSYDALQELFARYHAEAPGKFAYTFQDPVRHPELAARYQLNPGQTLVVLTRGEGAQEAHTPLLAISEQDLTNALLKLNAVGSQKVYFVVGHGEWSLEGNAGASLTGFLKQLIREGYTPAVLNLAGLEEVPKDAALVLIAGARAPYTPPEEDVLRKYLAVGGRMLYFAEFKAEPRLNALLEEYGVEVDKGVVADPQFNAGNPYALLSTFYGEHEMTAPLQAQQLNTGLPTARGLTLLRHGLAPGVKVEAVVLTSPFAWIESTPEADATLSDGEKSGQMTLVSASTRDTRAAPGKRFDEARVVVMGDSELLLDSNWGHEGNRNLVMNAVGWAAHQVERITVRPPDREVSTLELDPDMLDKLRFVSTDVLPLSLMGLGLAIWLSRRNA; via the coding sequence ATGAACAAGGCCACCGTCGGCAAAATCCTTGGTGCGCTGGGGCTGCTGCTCCTGCTGTCCAGCCCGTTCACCCTGTTCATCACCTCTGGCTCCCTGGTCCTCACGGCCGCCAAGGCCGGGGGAGGGCTCGTGCTGCTGGGCCTCTACGCCGCCACGAACTTCCAGCAGTTCGGCCAGTTCGCCTCGCGCCGCTCCAGCCTCTTCGCCGCCTCGACGGCCGCGCAGGTCCTGGTGGCCCTGGCGGTGCTGGGAGGGCTCAACTACCTGGCGTTCAAGACGAACCCCACCTGGGACTTCACCCGGGAGAAGCTCTTCACGCTGGCCCCCCAGACGCGCACCACGCTGGCCGGGCTCCAGGAGCCCGTGCGCGCCATCGCCTTCCTGCCGCCCCACCACCCCTCCTACGACGCGCTCCAGGAGCTCTTCGCGCGCTACCACGCCGAGGCGCCCGGGAAGTTCGCGTACACCTTCCAGGATCCGGTCCGGCACCCAGAGCTGGCGGCGAGGTACCAGCTCAACCCGGGCCAGACGCTGGTGGTGCTCACGCGCGGTGAGGGCGCGCAGGAGGCCCACACCCCGCTGCTCGCCATCTCCGAGCAGGACCTGACCAACGCCCTGCTCAAGCTCAACGCCGTGGGCTCCCAGAAGGTGTACTTCGTGGTGGGCCATGGCGAGTGGTCCCTGGAAGGGAATGCCGGCGCCAGCCTCACGGGGTTCCTCAAGCAGCTGATCCGGGAGGGGTACACCCCCGCGGTCCTCAACCTGGCCGGCCTGGAGGAGGTGCCGAAGGATGCCGCGCTGGTCCTCATCGCCGGCGCCCGGGCGCCCTACACGCCGCCCGAGGAGGACGTGCTGCGCAAGTACCTGGCGGTGGGGGGACGGATGCTCTACTTCGCGGAGTTCAAGGCGGAGCCCCGGCTGAACGCGCTCCTGGAGGAGTACGGCGTGGAGGTGGACAAGGGCGTCGTCGCGGACCCGCAGTTCAACGCGGGCAACCCCTACGCCCTGCTCTCCACGTTCTACGGCGAGCATGAGATGACCGCGCCCCTGCAAGCCCAGCAGCTCAACACCGGACTGCCCACCGCCCGGGGGCTCACGCTGCTGCGCCATGGGCTGGCGCCCGGGGTGAAGGTGGAGGCCGTGGTGCTCACCTCCCCCTTCGCGTGGATCGAATCCACGCCCGAGGCGGACGCGACGCTCTCCGACGGGGAGAAGTCCGGCCAGATGACCCTGGTGTCGGCCAGCACGCGGGACACGAGGGCGGCGCCGGGCAAGCGCTTCGATGAGGCGCGGGTGGTGGTAATGGGGGACTCGGAGCTGCTCCTCGATTCGAACTGGGGCCACGAGGGCAACCGCAACCTGGTGATGAACGCGGTGGGCTGGGCGGCCCATCAGGTGGAGCGGATCACCGTCCGCCCGCCGGACCGCGAGGTATCCACGCTGGAGCTCGACCCGGACATGCTGGACAAGCTCCGCTTCGTGTCCACGGACGTGCTGCCCCTGTCCCTGATGGGCCTGGGGCTCGCCATCTGGCTGTCGAGGCGCAACGCATGA
- a CDS encoding ABC transporter permease, giving the protein MRTALAIARKELSIYFTTPWAYAVFTAMVAISSVFFISLLQAFQAVQEQARQAGWSKLPAEAAVYRNLTDGVVIQLWGIVMIITLFVAPFLSMRLFAEEKRNKTFELLMTVPVRPLELVVGKYLGGLGIISATLGLTLVFPLLLSAFGTSTSGTVLEWPTVLLGYVGLLLWGATCMAVGMFLSALTESQMVAALLTFVVLLPWMLLRGLVQSVEEPLRTFISYLSFDTQLQNLLRGVLDVKSLVFFLSVILFSLLLTHRTVEAQRWA; this is encoded by the coding sequence ATGCGTACCGCCCTGGCGATCGCCCGCAAGGAGCTGTCCATCTACTTCACCACCCCGTGGGCCTATGCGGTCTTCACGGCGATGGTGGCCATCTCCTCGGTGTTCTTCATCAGCCTGCTCCAGGCCTTCCAGGCGGTGCAGGAGCAGGCCCGTCAGGCGGGCTGGTCCAAGCTGCCCGCGGAGGCCGCCGTCTACCGCAACCTCACGGACGGGGTGGTCATCCAGCTGTGGGGCATCGTGATGATCATCACCCTCTTCGTGGCGCCCTTCCTCTCCATGCGCCTGTTCGCCGAGGAGAAGCGCAACAAGACCTTCGAGCTGCTGATGACGGTGCCGGTGCGGCCCCTGGAGCTGGTGGTGGGCAAGTACCTGGGCGGACTGGGCATCATCTCGGCCACGCTGGGGCTCACCCTGGTCTTCCCGCTGCTCCTGTCCGCCTTCGGGACGAGCACCTCGGGCACCGTGCTGGAGTGGCCCACGGTGCTGCTGGGGTACGTGGGGCTGCTGCTGTGGGGGGCCACCTGCATGGCGGTGGGGATGTTCCTCTCCGCGCTGACCGAGAGCCAGATGGTGGCCGCGCTGCTCACCTTCGTGGTGCTGCTGCCGTGGATGCTGCTGCGGGGCCTGGTGCAGAGCGTGGAGGAGCCCCTGCGCACCTTCATCAGCTACCTCTCCTTCGACACGCAGCTCCAGAACCTCCTGCGCGGGGTGCTGGATGTGAAGTCCCTGGTGTTCTTCCTCTCCGTCATCCTCTTCTCGCTGCTGCTCACCCACCGCACGGTGGAGGCGCAGCGCTGGGCTTGA
- a CDS encoding ABC transporter ATP-binding protein, translating into MPMIEVQNLTKRYRDRTAIDQLTFRVNEGEVLGFLGPNGAGKSTTMKILTGYLPPSEGTARVAGFDVFEHPLEVKRRIGYLPEVPPLYPEMTVQGYLKFVASLKQLPGRGLKAEVDRVAGLTGLTDVMGRVLQNLSKGYKQRAGIAQALLGAPPVLILDEPTEGLDPVQRSELRALIKGLAGKHTVILSTHILPEVTMTCEKVLIIHQGKIAAYEELQKLATVHGQPESASLEEIFIKLTAA; encoded by the coding sequence ATGCCGATGATCGAGGTCCAGAACCTCACCAAGCGCTACCGGGACCGTACCGCCATCGATCAGCTCACCTTCCGCGTCAACGAAGGGGAAGTTCTGGGATTCCTGGGCCCCAACGGGGCGGGCAAGTCCACGACGATGAAGATCCTCACCGGGTACCTCCCCCCCTCGGAGGGGACGGCCCGGGTGGCGGGGTTCGACGTGTTCGAGCACCCGCTGGAGGTGAAGCGCCGCATCGGCTACCTGCCCGAGGTTCCACCCCTGTACCCGGAGATGACGGTGCAGGGGTATCTGAAGTTCGTGGCCTCGCTCAAGCAACTGCCCGGGCGCGGGCTGAAGGCCGAGGTGGACCGGGTGGCGGGGCTCACCGGGCTGACGGACGTGATGGGCCGCGTCCTGCAGAACCTGTCCAAGGGCTACAAGCAGCGCGCCGGCATCGCCCAGGCACTGCTGGGCGCCCCGCCCGTGCTCATCCTGGACGAGCCCACCGAGGGGTTGGACCCGGTCCAGCGCTCGGAGCTGCGCGCCCTCATCAAGGGGCTCGCGGGCAAGCACACGGTCATCCTCTCCACGCACATCCTGCCCGAGGTGACGATGACGTGTGAGAAGGTGCTCATCATCCACCAAGGGAAGATCGCCGCCTACGAGGAGCTCCAGAAGCTGGCCACGGTGCACGGCCAGCCGGAGAGCGCCTCGCTGGAGGAGATTTTCATCAAGCTGACCGCCGCCTGA
- a CDS encoding aspartate kinase — translation MPIVVQKYGGSSVADVEKLRKVAQRVKAKREAGYQLVVVVSAMGDTTDELLTLAKQVSPDPPRRELDMLLTCGERISMALLSMALQEQGVPAISFTGSQSGIITNDAHSQARIVEVRPYRILDELGRGKVVIVAGYQGVSFKKEVTTLGRGGSDTTAVALAAALEAEACEIYSDVDGIFSADPRVVPDALKLEALSYDEMQELASAGAKVLNAQAVEFAKAKGIVILARTAHGQGTGTAIQELAATPDVRVKGVTAEQELAVLSADSARVKLPELLEFLDARGVRGRALSFDGLLGREARTYIAVPLQDVHGLEVVRKDLAVRFGEAVSLQEELGTVTCVGAGINADWMHLRRALLAAEETGARVHAIHTSPLQLSLLVEKACLKRLTARLHREFLGA, via the coding sequence ATGCCCATCGTGGTCCAGAAGTACGGCGGCTCGTCGGTCGCCGATGTGGAGAAGCTGCGCAAGGTGGCCCAGCGGGTGAAGGCCAAGCGGGAGGCGGGCTACCAGCTCGTGGTGGTGGTGTCGGCCATGGGGGACACCACGGACGAGCTGCTGACGCTGGCCAAGCAAGTTTCACCGGATCCCCCCCGGCGCGAGCTGGACATGCTGCTGACGTGTGGGGAACGCATCTCCATGGCGCTCCTGTCCATGGCGCTCCAGGAGCAGGGCGTGCCCGCCATCAGCTTCACCGGCAGCCAGAGCGGCATCATCACCAACGACGCGCACTCCCAGGCGCGCATCGTCGAGGTGCGGCCTTACCGCATCCTCGATGAGCTGGGGCGCGGCAAGGTCGTCATCGTCGCGGGCTACCAGGGCGTCTCCTTCAAGAAGGAGGTGACGACCCTGGGGCGCGGCGGCTCGGACACCACGGCGGTGGCGCTGGCGGCGGCGCTGGAGGCCGAGGCGTGTGAAATCTACTCCGACGTGGACGGCATCTTCTCGGCGGATCCCCGGGTGGTGCCGGACGCGCTCAAGCTCGAGGCGCTCTCCTATGACGAGATGCAGGAGCTGGCGAGCGCGGGGGCCAAGGTGCTCAACGCCCAGGCGGTGGAGTTCGCCAAGGCCAAGGGCATCGTCATCCTGGCGCGCACCGCGCACGGCCAGGGCACGGGGACGGCCATTCAGGAGCTGGCGGCCACGCCCGACGTTCGCGTCAAAGGGGTGACGGCGGAGCAGGAGCTGGCGGTGCTCTCGGCGGACTCGGCACGGGTGAAGCTGCCCGAGTTGCTTGAGTTCCTGGACGCGCGTGGGGTGCGCGGGCGGGCGCTGAGCTTCGATGGCCTGTTGGGACGGGAGGCGCGCACCTACATCGCGGTGCCGCTCCAGGATGTGCACGGGCTGGAGGTGGTGCGAAAGGACCTGGCCGTGCGCTTTGGCGAGGCCGTGTCCCTTCAGGAGGAACTGGGCACCGTCACCTGTGTGGGCGCGGGCATCAACGCGGACTGGATGCACCTGCGCCGGGCGCTGCTGGCCGCCGAGGAGACGGGTGCCCGGGTTCATGCCATCCATACCTCGCCCCTGCAGCTCTCGTTGCTGGTGGAGAAGGCGTGCTTGAAGCGCCTCACGGCCCGGCTGCACCGGGAATTTCTCGGGGCGTGA
- a CDS encoding N,N-dimethylformamidase beta subunit family domain-containing protein: protein MTQGWRWGGTAAAAVCLFLGLASCQEGGTHLSPAPPDSRSDTPPLEGSPPPAAPGEGSGGTPEQPLPPSYDAAAILKENQRPGARDWRITRNAHNGEIEGYPLVTTVTPGQRVPVAVNVSEPRAFRWFVYRLGHYGGLGAREVARGGAVPGTRQPACPVEETTGVVACQWTPTLEIETKEDWVRGVYVVKLVREDNYQRYVPFFVRDESPRSEVVALIPTATWSAYNTWGGTSLYDDKLGVMKKYGVSRAFQVSYDRPYYRGQGTGHLMLDDVGLIQWLESQGLDVGYVTNEDLDASGDFLRAAKVLFLSGHDEYWTGTLRDRADQAVAEGRSLINLGANQAYWHVRLEPSKDGRPRRLITCYKGDSREPVGARSPLRTVKFRDAPLSRPENALFGVMFNSRWHQFAFPTVITHPGHWALEGTGLQKGDTLWMTNGYEQDAIVSNGQTPPGVEVLADSPSLSLQGAFGFSQMVVRQQGTAWIFSSGGIDFVQVLAGTQAADPRGARIVANVLYRALGRPVPGDLVSFRPREPVAPRGPFASRVFTVAGQAGMRGNIDGPDGTGQMGAPVAVAVLPGGGWVVADALANSVKRVSPLGAIHTVLTGLNGPMGIAADAWGNVYVADSDNHCIRRLSPDGTATVFAGAVMAPGQTDGAAKAARFNQPAGLAFTPGGDLLVADLGNGVIRRVELATPGNPVTTVQADKWMYRPSAVAAAADGTLYVVETGMARVLEIRQGVVSVIAGSTPGYTDGAPANSQLLPYLGIAVLKDGSVVVADPGNYRLRRILFTAGGKPSEVTTLAGTGRFGSQDGEGRTADFVLPAGLAVAADGTLYVADAGNALLRAVKP, encoded by the coding sequence ATGACACAGGGGTGGCGGTGGGGCGGAACAGCGGCGGCGGCGGTGTGCCTCTTCTTGGGGCTGGCGAGCTGCCAGGAGGGGGGAACACACCTCTCCCCGGCCCCCCCGGACAGCCGGAGCGACACGCCCCCGCTGGAAGGCTCTCCCCCCCCGGCGGCCCCAGGAGAGGGGAGCGGGGGCACGCCAGAGCAGCCCCTGCCGCCCTCCTATGATGCGGCCGCCATCCTCAAGGAGAACCAGCGGCCGGGAGCCCGGGACTGGCGCATCACGCGCAACGCCCACAACGGAGAGATTGAGGGCTACCCGCTCGTCACCACGGTCACGCCGGGGCAGCGCGTGCCCGTGGCGGTCAACGTGTCCGAGCCGCGCGCCTTCCGGTGGTTCGTCTACCGGCTCGGCCACTACGGCGGCCTGGGGGCGCGGGAAGTCGCCCGGGGCGGTGCCGTTCCGGGCACCCGGCAGCCGGCCTGCCCCGTGGAGGAGACCACGGGGGTGGTGGCCTGTCAGTGGACGCCCACGCTCGAGATTGAAACGAAGGAGGACTGGGTGCGCGGCGTGTACGTGGTGAAGCTGGTCCGGGAGGACAACTACCAGCGCTACGTGCCGTTCTTCGTGAGGGACGAGAGCCCCCGCTCGGAGGTGGTGGCGTTGATCCCCACGGCCACGTGGTCGGCGTACAACACCTGGGGGGGCACGAGCCTCTACGACGACAAGCTCGGGGTGATGAAGAAGTACGGCGTCAGCCGTGCGTTCCAGGTCTCGTATGACCGGCCGTACTACCGGGGGCAGGGGACCGGACACCTGATGCTGGATGACGTGGGCCTCATCCAGTGGCTGGAGTCCCAGGGGCTGGACGTGGGCTACGTCACCAACGAGGACCTCGATGCGAGCGGCGATTTCCTGCGTGCGGCCAAGGTCCTGTTCCTGTCCGGGCACGACGAGTACTGGACGGGCACGCTCCGGGACCGGGCGGATCAGGCCGTGGCGGAGGGCCGCTCGCTCATCAACCTCGGCGCCAATCAGGCCTACTGGCACGTGCGGCTGGAGCCCTCGAAGGATGGCCGTCCGCGGCGCCTCATCACCTGTTACAAGGGCGACTCGCGCGAGCCGGTGGGCGCCCGGAGCCCGCTGCGCACCGTGAAGTTCCGCGATGCGCCGCTGTCCCGGCCGGAGAACGCGCTGTTCGGCGTGATGTTCAACAGCCGCTGGCATCAGTTCGCGTTCCCGACGGTCATCACCCACCCGGGGCACTGGGCGCTGGAGGGAACGGGCCTCCAGAAGGGCGATACCCTCTGGATGACGAACGGCTACGAGCAGGACGCCATCGTCTCGAACGGCCAGACGCCCCCGGGCGTGGAAGTGCTCGCGGATTCGCCCTCCCTGTCCCTGCAGGGGGCGTTTGGCTTCAGCCAGATGGTGGTGCGGCAGCAGGGCACGGCGTGGATCTTCTCCTCGGGAGGCATCGACTTCGTGCAGGTGCTGGCGGGGACGCAGGCCGCGGATCCCCGGGGGGCCCGCATCGTGGCCAATGTGCTCTACCGCGCGCTGGGCCGCCCCGTGCCCGGGGACCTGGTGTCCTTCCGGCCGCGTGAGCCCGTGGCGCCCCGGGGCCCCTTCGCGAGCCGCGTCTTCACCGTGGCGGGGCAAGCCGGGATGCGGGGAAACATCGACGGTCCGGATGGGACCGGGCAGATGGGGGCCCCGGTCGCCGTGGCGGTGCTGCCGGGGGGCGGATGGGTGGTGGCCGATGCGCTCGCCAATTCCGTCAAGCGCGTCTCCCCCCTGGGGGCAATCCACACGGTTCTCACCGGCCTCAACGGGCCCATGGGCATCGCCGCCGATGCCTGGGGCAACGTCTACGTGGCGGACTCGGACAACCACTGCATCCGACGCCTCTCGCCCGATGGGACGGCGACGGTGTTCGCGGGCGCGGTCATGGCGCCCGGCCAGACGGATGGCGCGGCCAAGGCGGCGCGCTTCAACCAGCCCGCCGGGCTGGCCTTCACGCCGGGCGGTGACTTGCTGGTGGCGGATCTGGGCAACGGCGTCATCCGCCGGGTGGAGCTCGCCACCCCCGGGAATCCGGTGACGACGGTGCAGGCGGACAAGTGGATGTACCGCCCGTCGGCGGTGGCGGCGGCGGCGGACGGGACGCTCTACGTCGTCGAGACGGGCATGGCGCGTGTGCTGGAGATCCGCCAGGGGGTGGTCTCCGTCATCGCGGGCTCCACGCCGGGCTACACGGACGGTGCTCCGGCCAACTCCCAGCTCCTGCCCTACCTGGGCATCGCCGTGCTGAAGGACGGCTCGGTGGTGGTGGCGGATCCGGGCAACTACCGCCTCCGGCGCATCCTCTTCACCGCGGGTGGCAAGCCCTCCGAGGTGACGACCCTGGCGGGCACGGGCCGCTTCGGCTCACAGGATGGCGAGGGCCGGACCGCGGACTTCGTCCTGCCCGCGGGCCTGGCGGTGGCCGCGGACGGGACGCTCTACGTGGCGGACGCGGGCAATGCGCTGCTGAGGGCCGTGAAGCCGTGA
- a CDS encoding TerC/Alx family metal homeostasis membrane protein gives MEAIQVPAWGWIAFGVLVIVLLSIDLVAHRGHHATSKRSAIGWSIGWILFGLGFGVFVWVMYGAEPAHEYLGAWLIEKSLSLDNLFVFLVIFRSLNIPELEQRRVLFWGIFGALVFRALFIFAGLEALARWHAVVYVFGAILLFTAFRVAREDPLKQKESKMVGWLSRRLPVTPTLEGTHFVVRHGGKLLATPMLVALLTIEFTDVAFALDSVPAALSVSHDPFIVYTSNVFAILGLRALYIALAHVITQLRYLHYGLAAVLAFAGLKMVIPHSWVHVSPLLSVLIIIACIGTSVVASLVWKRRHPQPQNPPPGTPARAH, from the coding sequence ATGGAAGCGATTCAGGTGCCAGCGTGGGGATGGATAGCGTTCGGGGTGCTCGTCATCGTGCTGCTCAGCATCGACCTGGTGGCCCACCGCGGCCATCACGCCACCTCGAAGCGCAGTGCCATCGGCTGGAGCATCGGGTGGATCCTCTTCGGCCTGGGCTTCGGGGTGTTTGTCTGGGTGATGTACGGCGCCGAGCCCGCCCATGAGTACCTGGGCGCCTGGCTCATCGAGAAGAGCCTGAGCCTGGACAACCTCTTCGTCTTCCTCGTCATCTTCCGGAGCCTGAACATCCCCGAGCTCGAACAGCGGCGGGTGCTGTTCTGGGGCATCTTCGGGGCCCTGGTGTTCCGGGCCCTCTTCATCTTCGCGGGATTGGAGGCCCTGGCACGCTGGCACGCCGTCGTCTACGTCTTCGGTGCCATCCTGCTCTTCACCGCCTTCCGGGTCGCCCGGGAGGATCCGCTCAAGCAGAAGGAGAGCAAGATGGTGGGCTGGCTGTCGCGCCGGCTGCCCGTGACGCCCACGCTGGAGGGGACCCACTTCGTCGTCCGGCACGGCGGCAAGCTCCTGGCCACCCCCATGCTCGTGGCGCTGCTCACCATCGAATTCACCGACGTGGCCTTCGCCCTCGACTCGGTGCCCGCCGCGCTGTCGGTGAGCCACGATCCCTTCATCGTCTACACCTCGAACGTCTTCGCCATCCTCGGCCTGCGCGCCCTGTACATCGCCCTGGCGCACGTCATCACGCAGCTGCGCTACCTGCACTACGGCCTGGCCGCGGTCCTGGCCTTCGCGGGCCTGAAGATGGTCATCCCCCACAGCTGGGTCCATGTGTCCCCCCTGCTGTCGGTCCTCATCATCATCGCGTGCATTGGCACCTCTGTCGTGGCCAGCCTCGTGTGGAAGCGCCGGCACCCCCAGCCGCAGAATCCGCCCCCGGGCACGCCCGCGCGTGCCCACTAG
- a CDS encoding protein-glutamate methylesterase/protein-glutamine glutaminase: MTPIRILVADDSAVARRQICQMLGTDPSLEVVAVAATGRITLEKVEEVRPDILVLDLAMPDMNGLEVLKVLRNKAPHLPVVMFSAMTERAGPFTLDALALGASDYVTKPSASIAEGAPLEHVQGQLISKIKTLHARNLQAHGPVKRPRPIESPVPIAKPSRVTAVVIGASTGGPNMLTEVLTSLPPSFPVPILIAQHMPPVFTRLFAERLDTLCRIRVQEARTGEVLRPGHVWIAPGDFHLGLIRDGAAVRLLTHQGPPENSCRPAADVLFRSAASVLGSGVLAVVMTGMGQDGTKGSQEVHEAGGQILVQDPETCVVGGMPRAVMRSGVAHQVVPLKGLGSEILRRVTRASPLGFDMPGSTKF, translated from the coding sequence ATGACGCCCATCCGCATCCTCGTGGCGGATGACTCCGCGGTGGCCCGGCGGCAGATCTGCCAGATGCTCGGCACGGACCCGTCCTTGGAGGTGGTCGCGGTGGCGGCCACGGGCCGCATCACCCTGGAGAAGGTGGAGGAAGTCCGCCCGGACATCCTCGTGCTGGATCTGGCCATGCCGGACATGAACGGGCTGGAGGTGCTCAAGGTGCTGCGCAACAAGGCGCCGCACCTGCCGGTGGTGATGTTCAGCGCGATGACGGAGCGGGCGGGCCCCTTCACCCTGGATGCGCTCGCGCTGGGGGCCAGTGACTACGTCACCAAGCCCTCGGCCAGCATTGCGGAGGGGGCGCCCCTGGAGCACGTCCAGGGCCAGCTCATCTCGAAGATCAAGACCCTGCACGCGCGCAACCTCCAGGCGCACGGCCCCGTGAAGCGGCCCCGCCCCATCGAATCCCCGGTGCCCATCGCCAAGCCCTCGCGCGTCACGGCGGTGGTGATTGGCGCCTCCACGGGCGGCCCCAACATGCTGACGGAGGTGCTCACCTCCCTGCCGCCCAGCTTCCCGGTGCCCATCCTCATCGCCCAGCACATGCCCCCTGTCTTCACCCGGCTCTTCGCCGAGCGGCTGGACACGCTGTGCCGGATCCGCGTCCAGGAGGCCCGCACGGGCGAGGTGCTGCGCCCGGGCCACGTGTGGATTGCGCCCGGGGATTTCCACCTGGGGCTCATCCGGGATGGGGCCGCGGTGCGGCTGCTGACCCACCAGGGCCCGCCGGAGAACTCCTGCCGGCCCGCGGCCGACGTGCTCTTCCGCTCCGCCGCCTCCGTCCTGGGCTCGGGCGTGCTGGCCGTGGTGATGACCGGCATGGGGCAGGACGGGACGAAGGGGAGCCAGGAGGTCCATGAGGCGGGAGGACAGATCCTCGTCCAGGACCCCGAGACGTGCGTGGTGGGAGGCATGCCCCGGGCGGTGATGCGCTCGGGCGTCGCGCACCAGGTGGTTCCGCTGAAGGGCCTGGGGAGCGAAATCCTCCGCCGCGTCACCCGCGCAAGCCCCCTGGGCTTCGACATGCCTGGAAGCACCAAGTTCTAG
- a CDS encoding Hpt domain-containing protein: protein MGTKDDEVLQEFLQESRDNLAPFEAALPRLEGEPPSPQLLMDLYRYIHNVKGACGFLRFGGMETLARAGEDLLELARQQRLVLEPSHRAALAALAETLRKGLERIEATGSEAGADDAELLSRLRRLQEGASPAAPPPARAPQGRS from the coding sequence ATGGGGACCAAGGACGACGAAGTTCTGCAGGAATTCCTTCAGGAGAGCCGGGACAACCTCGCTCCGTTCGAGGCGGCCTTGCCACGCCTGGAGGGCGAGCCCCCTTCCCCGCAGCTGCTCATGGACCTCTACCGCTACATCCACAACGTGAAGGGCGCGTGCGGCTTCCTGCGGTTCGGCGGGATGGAGACGCTTGCCCGCGCGGGAGAGGACTTGCTCGAGCTGGCGCGCCAGCAGCGGCTGGTCCTGGAGCCCAGCCACCGGGCCGCCCTGGCCGCCCTGGCGGAGACCCTGCGGAAGGGGCTGGAGCGAATCGAGGCCACCGGCTCCGAGGCCGGGGCGGACGACGCGGAGCTGCTCTCGCGGCTGCGGCGGTTGCAAGAGGGGGCCTCCCCGGCGGCCCCTCCCCCCGCGCGCGCGCCCCAGGGGCGGTCATGA